In one Arthrobacter jinronghuae genomic region, the following are encoded:
- a CDS encoding MFS transporter produces MDRTTPSGLPRAAAVDHSAHPHRWLLLAVLALAQLMVVLDGTIVNIALPDAQSELGMSDGDRTWVVTIYALAFGSLLLLGGRIADYWGRKRTFMVGMAGFAVASAIGGFAESTEMLLTARGLQGAFAALLAPASLAILTITFPSGKDRIKAFAVYGAIGGGGAAIGLLLGGVLTQYASWNWCLLVNVPIAIVAMAAGLPLIRESKAHGNTRYDLPGAVLVVAGLASLVYGFSEAENGWARFETIAFLAAGVLILALFVFVESRVSNPLLPLRVLTNRVRGGAFLTSTLTGAALLGGILFLIFYFQIVLGYSPLKSGLASLPMTIAITVGAGVLSKFLPRTGVRLPMTVGPIVGAAGLIWLSFITVEGNYALEVLPGLALLGFGLAMIFVPLQNVALAGIDEHDAGVASAAVSATQQIGGSIGTALFTAVYTAGITSYMSSNGGQPAAQLDALVNGYSTAFIWAGVALFLAAPIGYFMIRPSKEDLLKVPEVAPVG; encoded by the coding sequence ATGGACCGCACCACCCCTTCCGGCCTGCCCCGGGCCGCCGCCGTAGACCACTCGGCACATCCGCACCGCTGGCTGCTGCTGGCCGTCCTGGCGCTGGCCCAGCTGATGGTGGTCCTGGACGGCACCATCGTGAACATCGCCCTGCCGGATGCGCAGAGCGAACTGGGGATGTCCGACGGCGACCGCACCTGGGTGGTCACCATCTACGCACTGGCCTTCGGCTCGCTGCTGCTGCTCGGCGGCCGCATCGCCGATTACTGGGGCCGCAAGCGCACGTTCATGGTGGGCATGGCCGGCTTTGCCGTGGCTTCCGCCATCGGCGGTTTCGCGGAAAGCACCGAAATGCTCCTGACGGCCCGCGGCCTGCAGGGCGCCTTCGCCGCACTGCTCGCACCGGCGTCGCTCGCCATCCTGACCATTACCTTCCCCTCGGGCAAGGACCGCATCAAGGCCTTCGCCGTGTACGGTGCCATTGGCGGCGGCGGCGCGGCCATCGGCCTGCTGCTTGGCGGCGTCCTGACGCAGTACGCCAGCTGGAACTGGTGCCTGCTGGTCAACGTGCCCATCGCGATTGTCGCCATGGCCGCCGGCCTGCCCCTGATCCGCGAGAGCAAGGCCCACGGCAACACCCGCTACGACCTGCCTGGCGCCGTTCTCGTGGTGGCCGGACTGGCTTCGCTCGTGTACGGATTCTCCGAGGCCGAAAACGGCTGGGCACGCTTTGAAACCATTGCCTTCCTCGCCGCCGGCGTGCTGATCCTGGCACTCTTCGTGTTCGTGGAAAGCCGCGTCTCCAACCCGCTGCTGCCCCTGCGTGTGCTGACCAACCGGGTCCGCGGCGGCGCGTTCCTGACCTCCACCCTGACCGGCGCTGCCCTGCTGGGCGGCATCCTGTTCCTGATCTTCTACTTCCAGATTGTCCTGGGCTACTCGCCGCTGAAGTCCGGCCTCGCGTCACTGCCCATGACCATCGCCATCACCGTCGGCGCGGGCGTGCTGTCCAAGTTCCTGCCGCGCACCGGCGTACGCCTGCCCATGACCGTAGGGCCGATCGTCGGCGCTGCCGGCCTGATCTGGCTCTCCTTCATCACGGTCGAGGGGAACTACGCCCTGGAGGTCCTCCCCGGACTGGCGCTGCTGGGCTTCGGCCTCGCAATGATCTTCGTGCCGCTGCAGAACGTGGCCCTGGCCGGCATTGACGAGCACGACGCCGGTGTTGCCAGCGCCGCTGTATCCGCCACCCAGCAGATCGGCGGGTCCATCGGCACCGCACTGTTCACCGCCGTTTACACGGCGGGCATCACTTCCTACATGAGCAGCAACGGCGGCCAGCCTGCCGCGCAGCTCGACGCGCTCGTCAACGGCTACTCCACGGCGTTCATCTGGGCCGGCGTCGCACTGTTCCTCGCTGCCCCGATCGGGTACTTCATGATCCGTCCGTCCAAGGAGGATCTGCTGAAGGTCCCCGAGGTAGCCCCCGTCGGCTAA
- a CDS encoding TetR/AcrR family transcriptional regulator, which translates to MRTDGEATRARILAAARKEFAQYGLAGARVDRIAEEARASKERLYAYFGGKSALFAAVLAGNLQETTDKLPRDALDLPGFVGALYDHAAQHPEHLRMLDWARLEGAPEVLAPSSRPGPTSADIAAAQAQGIIDPAWDPDDLMTLLFSLATAWAQSPELLYTGRTEDSDAARERRRQAAIAAACRLLAPPKEEAIRS; encoded by the coding sequence ATGAGAACCGACGGCGAAGCCACCCGGGCCAGGATCCTGGCTGCAGCACGAAAAGAGTTTGCACAGTATGGCTTGGCCGGTGCCCGGGTTGACCGTATTGCGGAAGAGGCACGCGCCAGCAAGGAACGCCTTTATGCGTATTTCGGCGGGAAGAGTGCGTTGTTCGCCGCAGTGCTGGCGGGAAACCTGCAGGAGACCACGGACAAGCTTCCACGGGATGCGCTGGATCTTCCCGGGTTCGTGGGTGCCCTCTACGACCACGCGGCGCAGCACCCCGAGCATCTGCGCATGCTGGACTGGGCCCGGCTCGAGGGTGCGCCGGAAGTGCTGGCGCCCTCCAGCCGCCCGGGGCCGACGTCCGCCGATATTGCCGCCGCCCAGGCGCAGGGGATCATTGATCCTGCCTGGGATCCGGATGACCTGATGACTCTGCTTTTTTCGCTGGCCACCGCATGGGCGCAGTCCCCGGAACTGCTCTACACCGGCAGGACCGAGGATTCCGACGCCGCCCGCGAACGACGCCGGCAGGCCGCCATCGCTGCGGCCTGCCGGCTTCTTGCGCCTCCAAAGGAGGAGGCAATACGGTCCTAG